A window from Kovacikia minuta CCNUW1 encodes these proteins:
- a CDS encoding VWA domain-containing protein produces MTPSPVLPPFLWQLFQRLRRRGFALGPTDYEALRQALRAGFGWTSRESLRDLCNSLWAKSQREQETLTALFEQLAPDPDDWQYSLEDDDSSADGTESPKSEQPDLESKAPNKTVPRTESRGGLPSISLADVKVSERPFVFVPQFPLTYREVAQTWRRLRRPVRFGAPIELDIEGTITRRSRLGVATTVVLQPRRRNMTRLLLLVDRQGSMDPFHRFCDEVCTAIQQAGRLEETALYYFHNVPAEGADEQVLEALTGQLFPVLDPVLPQIQPLTEGCLYSDPDLLSPKPLADVLQSYAVGGAVVLISDAGAARNRYRISRLLDTIAFMKALRTYTSHYVWLNPLPKRYWLNNTAAHIARHVPMFPLDLDGIQRAVNVLRGQQHIIERPL; encoded by the coding sequence ACGGTTACGCCGTCGAGGATTTGCACTTGGACCGACAGATTACGAAGCTCTACGGCAGGCACTACGAGCAGGCTTTGGTTGGACTTCACGGGAATCGTTGCGAGACTTGTGCAACTCCCTCTGGGCAAAGTCTCAACGAGAGCAGGAAACTCTCACTGCCTTGTTTGAGCAGCTTGCTCCCGATCCAGACGATTGGCAGTATTCCCTTGAGGACGATGACTCCTCGGCTGATGGCACTGAATCTCCCAAATCTGAGCAGCCCGATCTTGAATCAAAAGCTCCCAATAAAACCGTTCCTAGAACCGAATCACGGGGCGGACTCCCCTCCATCTCTCTTGCCGACGTGAAGGTGTCTGAACGTCCCTTTGTGTTTGTGCCTCAGTTTCCCCTCACCTACCGGGAAGTTGCCCAAACCTGGCGACGTTTGCGCCGACCTGTTCGGTTTGGGGCACCGATTGAACTGGATATTGAAGGCACAATTACCCGCCGCAGTCGGTTAGGGGTGGCAACGACCGTTGTTCTGCAACCTAGAAGGCGAAATATGACTCGGCTATTGCTCCTGGTCGATCGCCAGGGTTCAATGGACCCGTTCCATCGCTTTTGTGATGAGGTGTGTACTGCCATTCAACAAGCAGGCAGATTGGAAGAAACTGCCCTTTACTACTTTCACAATGTTCCAGCAGAAGGCGCAGATGAACAAGTGCTGGAGGCATTGACGGGGCAGTTGTTTCCCGTCCTTGATCCAGTTCTGCCTCAGATTCAGCCATTGACAGAAGGTTGCCTCTACAGCGATCCCGATTTGCTCTCTCCTAAACCCTTGGCGGACGTACTTCAGTCTTATGCAGTAGGAGGGGCAGTCGTTCTGATTAGTGATGCGGGGGCTGCCCGTAATCGCTATCGGATTTCACGATTGCTAGATACGATCGCATTCATGAAAGCGCTTCGTACCTATACCTCGCACTATGTTTGGCTCAACCCACTGCCCAAACGCTACTGGCTTAACAACACGGCAGCTCATATCGCTCGCCATGTGCCGATGTTTCCGCTCGATCTCGATGGCATTCAGCGGGCAGTGAATGTCCTCCGGGGGCAACAGCATATAATTGAGAGACCTTTATGA
- a CDS encoding TIR domain-containing protein, which produces MTSAMVIDLAQRRVNDFQHRCGEYGEAALHLAYHAALPVALNAELLHLLRINFFLDPPEVLPYTVEFEFLLSPLCREIDEGLYEIEPEIRDTLLAGLTQEYDTQRIQDIATLLWQYTDRRSPWADRVELERAQQLTALNFLNPEKAQQWLTTVETEVAQGQVAAREWYVAMQKDVEKQVQLHQTSKQSIDEIPSEANQANTNLQQVLIASLRSLSNSQEWTVQGDVMRIGRSPDNDLVLPEDASGVSRQHAEISHRSSAENGKQSVYFFRDFSRFGTWMLIPEAEEWQRIHQQEILLLSGTQLKFGSSKNSALEFSITEIEGVRNLREVFKQFQGSLEDGRKAAAWLDENRTQLAETGGRLALEQFLNVKEVASPEQVDNFYFSIEQFLEQISHSLTWGSYDILDEPGIPIVFENEVYETALKKIKKRLSPQLNGDAQKQLTNCIDYLIEVLGRVEERIEEDQNESSISSEATLRDLRRTIPSNPQPAQVFISYARKDQVFYNQLVKHLSVLRLERVIAAWHDRCSLSANEQDEQLDPFLESADIILFLISADFLASNTSNREVTRAIERQKAGEARVIPIILRSVDLKDSPLSKLQFLPKDGKPVSKWANQDEAFLDVAQGIRKATEQMAVRAHPASNKASIMRRKMLEKQLSSLEEDYSALTERLQFVTNMSDRLRLQRQIEAITREINTVTMAIEKVASNVAKSK; this is translated from the coding sequence ATGACTTCAGCGATGGTGATCGACCTGGCACAGCGCCGTGTGAATGATTTCCAGCATCGGTGTGGGGAGTACGGTGAAGCAGCTCTCCACCTTGCCTATCATGCTGCTCTGCCAGTCGCGCTGAATGCTGAACTTCTGCATCTGCTGCGAATTAATTTCTTCCTTGATCCACCAGAAGTTTTGCCTTACACCGTTGAGTTTGAGTTTTTGCTGTCGCCGCTGTGCCGCGAGATTGACGAAGGACTGTACGAAATTGAACCCGAAATTCGAGATACCTTACTGGCAGGATTAACTCAGGAATATGATACTCAACGCATCCAGGATATTGCCACCCTACTCTGGCAGTATACGGATCGCCGTTCTCCCTGGGCAGACCGGGTGGAATTGGAACGTGCTCAGCAACTCACGGCCCTCAACTTTCTTAATCCTGAAAAGGCGCAGCAATGGCTAACAACGGTTGAAACTGAAGTAGCTCAAGGGCAAGTTGCTGCACGGGAATGGTATGTGGCAATGCAAAAGGATGTTGAGAAACAAGTGCAGTTACATCAAACCTCTAAACAATCCATTGATGAGATTCCTTCAGAAGCGAACCAAGCTAACACCAATTTACAGCAGGTATTAATTGCATCACTGAGATCGCTCTCCAATTCTCAAGAGTGGACGGTACAAGGCGATGTCATGCGAATTGGCAGATCTCCAGATAATGATCTAGTTTTACCTGAAGATGCATCAGGAGTTTCCCGCCAACATGCAGAGATCTCTCACCGTTCCTCTGCTGAAAATGGCAAACAGTCAGTTTACTTCTTCCGAGACTTCTCCCGTTTTGGCACCTGGATGTTAATTCCTGAAGCTGAAGAATGGCAAAGAATTCACCAGCAAGAAATTTTATTACTATCAGGAACACAGTTGAAATTTGGCAGCTCAAAAAATTCTGCATTAGAGTTTTCCATTACAGAAATAGAAGGTGTCAGAAATCTGAGGGAAGTGTTCAAACAGTTTCAAGGAAGTTTAGAAGATGGGCGAAAAGCTGCTGCTTGGCTTGATGAAAATCGTACTCAGCTTGCCGAAACTGGAGGTAGATTAGCTCTAGAGCAATTCCTAAATGTTAAAGAAGTAGCTTCACCAGAGCAAGTTGATAATTTTTACTTCTCTATTGAGCAATTTCTCGAACAAATCAGTCACTCCCTTACTTGGGGGAGCTATGATATTTTGGACGAGCCGGGGATTCCCATAGTTTTTGAAAATGAGGTTTACGAAACTGCCTTAAAAAAAATCAAAAAAAGGCTTTCTCCTCAACTAAATGGTGATGCTCAAAAACAACTAACCAATTGCATTGATTACCTTATTGAAGTCCTTGGACGAGTTGAAGAAAGAATTGAAGAAGACCAGAACGAATCTTCCATATCAAGTGAAGCAACATTAAGAGATTTACGAAGAACTATCCCATCAAATCCGCAACCTGCTCAAGTTTTCATCTCTTACGCGCGCAAAGATCAAGTGTTTTACAACCAACTTGTCAAACATCTAAGTGTTCTTCGCCTTGAAAGAGTGATTGCTGCATGGCACGATCGCTGTAGTCTTTCTGCAAATGAACAAGATGAGCAGCTTGATCCCTTTCTTGAAAGTGCTGATATCATCTTGTTCCTAATTAGTGCGGACTTCCTTGCCTCTAACACTTCTAATAGGGAAGTTACCAGAGCCATAGAACGACAGAAAGCAGGTGAAGCACGAGTAATTCCTATCATTTTGCGCTCAGTGGATCTAAAGGATTCTCCACTCAGCAAACTACAATTTTTGCCTAAGGATGGCAAACCTGTTTCAAAGTGGGCAAACCAAGATGAGGCATTCTTAGATGTGGCTCAAGGCATTCGTAAAGCGACTGAACAAATGGCTGTGCGAGCGCATCCAGCTTCAAACAAAGCGTCCATAATGAGACGTAAGATGCTTGAAAAACAGTTATCCTCACTGGAGGAGGACTATTCTGCATTAACTGAGCGTCTTCAGTTTGTGACGAATATGTCGGATCGCTTGAGGCTACAGCGGCAAATTGAGGCAATTACTCGGGAGATTAATACAGTTACTATGGCGATTGAAAAAGTTGCATCTAATGTTGCTAAATCTAAGTAG